In a genomic window of Methylovirgula sp. 4M-Z18:
- a CDS encoding CobW family GTP-binding protein: MVMQGAAPIPVTVIGGFLGAGKTTLVNHILSGDHGLKVAVLVNDFGAVNIDAALITATEGSLYSLSNGCVCCGLNQGLVEQLEELLASRPDIDHVVIEASGVADPARIMDTVRYARFAARLRADAIVVMVDAAGFDDAIAAAPGLAEAQIGSADLLVLNKTELVDRTALDAWRAHWTFPDTRIVETARACVPFDILFAGQISQRGIASRFAAEPVHEQATSATWRHDGPIDLNCLQKVLAGLPTAIYRAKGFLRAHDGRRFAVHLVGTRLSFEPMAHAPEGLGTENLLVLIGFEKHPPFETILAQLDGCVEPAAPAAKGHA; the protein is encoded by the coding sequence CCGTGATCGGCGGTTTTCTCGGCGCGGGCAAGACGACGCTCGTCAACCACATTCTGAGCGGCGACCATGGGCTCAAGGTCGCCGTGCTGGTCAATGACTTCGGCGCCGTCAACATCGACGCCGCGCTGATCACCGCGACCGAGGGCAGCCTCTACAGCCTTTCCAACGGCTGCGTCTGCTGCGGCCTCAACCAGGGCCTCGTCGAACAACTCGAAGAGCTTTTGGCAAGCCGCCCCGACATCGACCATGTAGTCATCGAGGCGAGCGGCGTCGCCGATCCCGCCCGCATCATGGATACGGTGCGCTATGCACGCTTTGCCGCGCGCCTGCGTGCGGATGCGATCGTGGTGATGGTCGACGCTGCCGGCTTCGACGACGCGATTGCCGCAGCGCCCGGCCTCGCCGAAGCACAGATCGGCTCCGCCGATCTCCTGGTCCTGAACAAGACTGAGCTCGTCGATCGCACGGCGCTGGATGCGTGGCGCGCGCATTGGACTTTTCCGGACACGCGCATCGTCGAAACCGCACGCGCGTGTGTGCCTTTCGATATTCTCTTCGCCGGTCAAATTTCACAGCGCGGGATCGCGTCGCGATTTGCGGCCGAACCGGTACATGAACAAGCAACGAGCGCAACTTGGCGACACGACGGTCCCATCGACCTCAACTGCCTGCAAAAGGTGCTCGCTGGTCTGCCCACGGCGATCTATCGCGCCAAAGGTTTTTTGCGTGCGCATGATGGCCGCCGCTTCGCCGTGCATCTGGTTGGAACGCGCCTTTCCTTCGAGCCCATGGCGCATGCACCCGAAGGCCTCGGCACCGAAAACCTGCTCGTGCTCATCGGCTTCGAGAAGCATCCTCCCTTTGAAACCATCCTGGCGCAGCTCGACGGCTGCGTCGAACCTGCAGCTCCCGCCGCGAAAGGACATGCGTGA
- a CDS encoding 5-guanidino-2-oxopentanoate decarboxylase has translation MKTVGTYLVELLAAYGVDTVFGIPGVHTVEMYRGLPGSGIRHITPRHEQGAGFMADGYARATGKPGVCFIISGPGLTNIATAMAQAYGDSVPMLVITSVNPPGRMGSGDGYLHELPDQRQLGRQFTAFSHTVLRAEELPQVVARAFAVFASARPRPVHIELPIDLLTQDASALPPTKRRPAPMRPAPQQQAIAAAAAMCAAARRPVILAGGGAADASAPLHALAEALDAPVLMTVNGRGVLPAGHPLGVQCNPSLEPTAALIKAADLVIAAGTEFGPTEFDFYDTGGVRITGKLIRIDIDPEQAMRGRPADLALISDTALALAALVAAVSPRPKGDGARQAKSARAGIRQMLNPVLRAGVHLMEVVRDTLPDVVMTGDSTQPVYAGCCDFAANKPRSWFCSATGYGTLGYALPAAAGALIGSGRPTVCLVGDGGIQFTLPELGSAREAELPLIVLLWNNNGYGEIKTYMEARGIEPIGVDIYTPDFLAIARGFGCEAEKLEDPRDLPAKLKAAAARNRPTVIEISEAAYVAAVSEAGG, from the coding sequence ATGAAGACGGTTGGAACCTATCTGGTCGAACTTTTGGCAGCCTATGGCGTCGATACGGTGTTCGGCATTCCCGGCGTCCACACGGTGGAAATGTATCGCGGCTTGCCTGGCAGCGGCATTCGCCACATCACGCCGCGCCACGAGCAGGGCGCCGGCTTCATGGCCGACGGCTATGCCCGCGCCACCGGCAAGCCGGGCGTGTGCTTCATCATTTCCGGCCCCGGCCTTACCAATATCGCCACCGCCATGGCGCAGGCTTACGGCGACTCGGTGCCCATGCTGGTCATCACCAGCGTCAATCCGCCCGGCCGCATGGGCTCGGGCGACGGGTACCTGCACGAATTGCCCGATCAGCGCCAGCTTGGCCGCCAGTTCACCGCCTTCAGCCACACCGTGCTGCGCGCCGAGGAATTGCCGCAGGTGGTCGCCCGCGCCTTCGCCGTGTTCGCCTCCGCGCGGCCGCGCCCGGTGCACATCGAGCTGCCGATCGACCTGCTGACGCAAGATGCCTCGGCCCTGCCGCCCACCAAGAGGCGTCCGGCGCCAATGCGCCCGGCACCGCAACAACAAGCGATTGCTGCGGCCGCAGCCATGTGCGCGGCCGCCAGACGTCCCGTCATCCTCGCGGGCGGCGGCGCGGCCGACGCCAGCGCACCTTTGCACGCTCTCGCCGAAGCGCTCGACGCGCCGGTCCTCATGACCGTCAACGGCCGCGGCGTGCTGCCGGCCGGCCATCCGCTTGGCGTCCAATGCAATCCGTCCTTGGAGCCCACCGCCGCGCTCATCAAGGCCGCTGATCTCGTCATCGCGGCCGGCACGGAATTCGGCCCCACCGAATTCGATTTTTACGACACCGGCGGCGTGCGCATCACCGGCAAGCTGATCCGCATCGATATCGATCCCGAACAGGCCATGCGCGGCCGTCCCGCGGATCTCGCGCTGATCTCGGATACGGCGCTCGCGCTTGCGGCGCTGGTCGCCGCCGTCTCGCCGCGCCCTAAGGGCGATGGCGCTCGCCAGGCCAAGAGCGCGCGCGCGGGTATCCGGCAGATGCTGAACCCTGTTTTGCGCGCCGGCGTGCATCTCATGGAGGTCGTGCGCGACACGCTGCCCGATGTGGTGATGACGGGCGATTCCACCCAGCCCGTCTATGCCGGCTGCTGCGACTTTGCCGCCAACAAACCGCGTTCGTGGTTCTGCTCGGCCACGGGATACGGTACGCTCGGCTATGCTTTGCCCGCTGCTGCCGGCGCGCTGATCGGCAGCGGCCGTCCGACAGTCTGCCTTGTCGGCGACGGCGGCATCCAGTTCACGCTGCCCGAACTCGGCTCGGCCCGCGAGGCCGAATTGCCGTTGATTGTGCTGTTGTGGAACAACAACGGCTATGGCGAGATCAAGACCTATATGGAAGCGCGCGGCATCGAGCCGATCGGCGTCGATATTTACACGCCAGATTTTTTAGCGATCGCGCGCGGCTTCGGCTGCGAGGCGGAAAAGCTCGAAGATCCGCGCGACTTGCCCGCGAAGCTGAAAGCCGCCGCAGCGCGCAATCGGCCAACCGTGATCGAGATCAGTGAGGCCGCCTATGTGGCTGCAGTCAGCGAAGCCGGCGGCTGA
- a CDS encoding nitrate reductase, translated as MTAAQVKTTCPYCGVGCGVIAARGADGAVSVKGDPDHPANYGKLCVKGSALAETLSDERRLLYPTIHGVRTTWNRALDAVATGFREALASHGPDSIAVYLSGQLLTEDYYVANKLMKGFLGSANVDTNSRLCMASSVAGHRRAFGADVVPNCYEDLDEADVIVLAGSNAAWCHPILFQRMDAARAKRGTKVITIDPRRTATADSADLHLGIAAGMDAVLFAWLLQEIAARGKVDAAFVAQHTVGSDSALDNARQIAPSLAETAARCGLAPKDVQQFCDWWIDHPKVVTCYSQGINQSAMGTDKVNAILNVHLATGRIGKPGSGPLSLTGQPNAMGGREVGGLANQLAAHMGFSETDVDRVRRFWNAPQMATREGRKAVNLFEAVERGEIRALWILCTNPAVSLPRADAMRAALKRLDFLAVSEASADVDGLLDAAHVVLPAAAWGEKDGTVTNSERRISRQRPFRAPPGEAKPDWWQIAQVARRLGHAEAFAYEKPADIFREHAALSAFENAQQRPFNIGALAQVRDEDYATLAPVQWPVPDESAQGEPRLFAEGGFAHADGKARFVALAQPYLAARTSEAYPFLLNTGRVRDQWHTMTRTGLSTTLAGHIPAPFLDLHPEDAAKLEVADGEFVHVESAHGQAEIRVSVTDAQPRGTAFAPIHWTDATAGRARIGSLVHGFVDPISGQPESKAVPVAIRRVTIAAEGFIVAREHLRLPGWLSHARMSVPGGEAITFASSETPAVLHTYLSNWLKLGASPLMQHNEVVDLHRAASVVDGHLQVLLSVGPKRDEAVLNWAISLLARGQLSPEIRRYILAERAPDAGKSMGRRICACFGVHQEEIEESARKGCSDVEKIGVALKAGTNCGSCRPEIKKILMELRA; from the coding sequence ATGACAGCCGCACAGGTGAAAACCACTTGCCCCTATTGCGGGGTTGGATGCGGCGTGATTGCGGCGCGCGGAGCTGACGGCGCGGTGAGCGTGAAGGGCGATCCCGATCATCCGGCGAACTACGGCAAACTCTGCGTGAAAGGCTCTGCGCTCGCCGAGACATTGTCCGATGAGCGGCGTCTCCTCTATCCTACCATTCATGGCGTTCGCACCACATGGAACCGGGCGCTGGACGCGGTCGCGACGGGATTTCGCGAGGCGCTCGCATCGCACGGCCCTGACTCGATTGCCGTCTATCTTTCCGGTCAGTTGCTGACCGAAGATTATTATGTCGCCAACAAGCTGATGAAAGGCTTTCTTGGCTCGGCCAATGTTGACACCAATTCGCGCCTCTGTATGGCCTCCTCCGTCGCGGGGCATCGGCGCGCGTTCGGGGCCGACGTGGTGCCCAATTGTTATGAGGATCTCGACGAGGCGGATGTCATCGTGTTGGCCGGCTCCAATGCGGCCTGGTGCCATCCGATTCTGTTTCAGCGCATGGATGCGGCGCGCGCCAAACGCGGCACGAAAGTCATCACGATCGATCCGCGCCGCACCGCGACGGCGGATAGCGCCGATCTGCATCTCGGCATAGCAGCCGGCATGGATGCGGTGCTTTTTGCCTGGCTGTTGCAAGAGATCGCGGCGCGCGGCAAGGTCGATGCGGCGTTCGTGGCGCAACACACGGTCGGTTCCGACAGCGCCCTCGACAATGCGCGCCAGATCGCGCCGAGTCTTGCCGAAACCGCCGCCAGATGCGGACTTGCGCCGAAGGACGTTCAGCAATTCTGCGATTGGTGGATCGATCACCCGAAGGTCGTGACCTGCTACAGCCAGGGCATCAATCAATCCGCCATGGGCACCGACAAGGTCAACGCCATTCTCAATGTCCATCTCGCGACAGGACGTATCGGCAAACCCGGCTCGGGACCTTTGTCGCTGACCGGCCAGCCGAATGCCATGGGCGGACGCGAAGTCGGAGGCCTTGCCAATCAGCTCGCCGCGCATATGGGATTCTCGGAAACGGATGTCGATCGTGTCCGCCGCTTCTGGAACGCGCCGCAGATGGCGACGCGCGAAGGGCGCAAGGCGGTCAATCTTTTCGAGGCGGTCGAACGCGGTGAAATCCGCGCGCTGTGGATTCTATGCACCAATCCTGCGGTCAGCCTGCCGCGGGCCGATGCGATGCGCGCCGCGCTCAAGCGGCTGGATTTCCTCGCCGTGTCGGAAGCAAGCGCCGATGTCGACGGATTGCTTGACGCGGCGCATGTGGTGTTGCCCGCGGCTGCATGGGGTGAAAAGGACGGTACGGTGACGAATTCCGAGCGCCGGATTTCGCGCCAACGGCCGTTCCGCGCGCCGCCCGGCGAAGCAAAGCCGGATTGGTGGCAGATCGCGCAGGTCGCGCGGCGGCTCGGGCACGCCGAGGCTTTCGCCTATGAAAAGCCTGCCGATATTTTCCGCGAACACGCGGCGTTGTCGGCGTTTGAAAATGCGCAGCAGCGGCCGTTCAATATCGGTGCCTTGGCGCAGGTGCGCGATGAGGATTACGCGACGCTCGCGCCTGTGCAATGGCCGGTTCCAGACGAGTCCGCGCAAGGTGAGCCGCGCCTCTTCGCCGAGGGCGGCTTTGCCCATGCCGATGGCAAAGCGCGCTTTGTCGCGCTCGCGCAGCCGTATCTCGCCGCCAGGACTTCGGAGGCCTATCCGTTTTTGCTCAACACCGGCCGCGTGCGTGACCAATGGCACACAATGACGCGGACGGGGTTGAGCACCACGCTGGCAGGCCATATCCCGGCGCCCTTTCTCGATCTCCATCCCGAAGATGCGGCCAAGCTGGAGGTCGCGGACGGCGAGTTCGTGCATGTCGAGAGCGCCCACGGCCAGGCCGAAATCCGGGTGTCGGTGACGGATGCGCAGCCGCGCGGCACGGCTTTCGCGCCGATCCATTGGACCGATGCCACCGCCGGCCGTGCGCGCATCGGCTCTCTGGTGCATGGTTTCGTCGATCCGATTTCGGGACAGCCCGAATCCAAGGCGGTTCCTGTCGCGATCCGGCGTGTGACGATTGCTGCCGAAGGCTTCATCGTCGCGCGCGAGCACCTGCGATTGCCTGGCTGGCTCAGCCATGCGCGCATGTCCGTGCCTGGTGGCGAGGCGATCACCTTCGCGAGTTCCGAGACACCCGCTGTGCTGCATACCTATCTATCGAACTGGCTGAAGCTCGGCGCCAGCCCGCTGATGCAGCACAACGAAGTCGTCGATCTGCATCGCGCCGCGTCGGTGGTGGACGGGCATCTGCAAGTGCTGCTGTCGGTCGGGCCTAAGCGCGACGAAGCCGTGCTGAACTGGGCCATTTCGCTTCTCGCCCGCGGGCAGCTATCGCCGGAGATCCGCAGATATATTCTCGCGGAGCGGGCGCCGGACGCCGGAAAGTCCATGGGCCGGCGCATCTGCGCCTGTTTCGGTGTTCACCAGGAAGAAATCGAAGAATCAGCGCGCAAAGGGTGCTCCGATGTCGAGAAGATCGGCGTCGCCCTGAAGGCCGGTACGAATTGCGGCTCTTGCCGGCCCGAAATTAAGAAGATCCTGATGGAACTGCGCGCTTAG
- a CDS encoding sulfite reductase subunit alpha translates to MNQPLQLRSLIPTNAPFSDEQRAWLNGFFQALLAPQPGAAQGALPPAAGAEPAAGPALADNDQAPWHDPGMPMDERLAMAEGKPVALRLMAAMAQQDCGQCGYNCADYANALFLKKEERLTLCAPGGKETARMLKQIAVEIDAAQPTAPAADKGEEAAAPEDVPTIQAAPAGTSRDNPAWATLLSRRRLNRTGSEKTTWHVEFDLSESGLAYEPGDSFGVYPKNPAGLADQIIAMLGARPEGIIGEKTLRDTLIEDVTLSAAPDSLFQLFSYLCAGEQRRKARAFANGEDPDGVLPTMDVLAALHHFPGVRPGAEAFVEALEPLQPRLYSISSSARATPGRISITVDEVRYKIGKRERLGIASTYVGGRMPAGEKLRVYVQKAHGFALPRDPSVPIIMVGPGTGVAPFRSFLQERAAAKAPGRNWLFFGHQRRACDFFYEDELDKLRHDGVLTRLSLAWSRDDQGKFYVQDRMREVGPELWRWLAEGAHFYVCGDAKRMARDVERALVDVIAQWGARSTEEAAAFVKGLKKDGRYQADVY, encoded by the coding sequence ATGAACCAGCCACTCCAACTTCGCTCGCTCATCCCGACAAATGCGCCGTTTTCGGACGAACAAAGAGCCTGGCTCAACGGCTTTTTTCAGGCCCTTCTCGCGCCGCAGCCGGGCGCTGCGCAAGGCGCTCTTCCCCCCGCGGCGGGCGCGGAACCGGCGGCAGGCCCGGCGCTTGCCGATAACGATCAGGCGCCCTGGCACGACCCCGGCATGCCGATGGACGAGCGTCTCGCCATGGCGGAAGGCAAGCCCGTCGCGTTGCGGTTGATGGCGGCCATGGCGCAGCAGGATTGCGGCCAATGCGGCTACAATTGCGCCGACTATGCCAATGCCTTGTTTTTGAAAAAAGAGGAGCGGCTGACCTTGTGTGCGCCGGGCGGCAAGGAGACGGCCCGGATGCTCAAGCAGATTGCCGTCGAGATCGATGCTGCGCAACCCACTGCGCCTGCAGCGGATAAAGGCGAGGAAGCCGCTGCGCCGGAGGACGTGCCGACGATACAGGCCGCGCCGGCGGGTACTTCGCGCGACAATCCGGCCTGGGCCACGCTGCTCTCCCGGCGGCGGTTGAACCGAACGGGTTCGGAAAAGACGACGTGGCATGTCGAATTCGATTTGAGCGAAAGCGGGCTCGCCTATGAGCCAGGCGATAGTTTCGGCGTCTATCCCAAGAACCCCGCAGGCCTTGCCGATCAGATCATCGCCATGCTGGGCGCGCGCCCGGAAGGCATCATCGGCGAGAAGACGTTGCGTGATACGCTGATCGAGGATGTCACGCTGAGCGCTGCACCGGATTCGCTGTTTCAACTCTTTTCCTATCTCTGTGCCGGCGAGCAGCGGCGCAAGGCGCGGGCCTTTGCCAATGGCGAAGATCCTGACGGGGTCTTGCCGACGATGGACGTTCTCGCGGCGCTTCACCATTTTCCTGGCGTGCGCCCGGGTGCCGAGGCCTTCGTCGAGGCATTGGAGCCGCTGCAGCCCAGGCTTTACTCGATCTCCTCCTCCGCACGGGCGACGCCGGGCCGCATTTCGATCACCGTGGATGAGGTGCGCTACAAAATCGGCAAACGCGAGCGTCTCGGCATTGCATCCACTTACGTCGGCGGCCGAATGCCCGCGGGAGAGAAGCTTCGCGTCTATGTGCAGAAGGCACACGGCTTCGCGCTGCCTAGAGATCCTTCCGTACCGATCATCATGGTCGGCCCCGGCACGGGCGTCGCGCCATTCCGCTCGTTTTTGCAGGAGCGTGCTGCAGCCAAGGCGCCGGGGCGGAATTGGCTGTTTTTTGGTCATCAGCGCCGTGCGTGCGATTTCTTTTACGAGGACGAGCTCGACAAATTGCGCCACGACGGGGTGCTTACCCGGCTGTCGCTCGCTTGGTCACGGGATGACCAAGGCAAATTCTATGTGCAGGATCGGATGCGCGAGGTCGGGCCGGAATTGTGGCGCTGGCTCGCCGAAGGCGCGCATTTCTATGTCTGCGGCGATGCCAAGCGCATGGCGCGCGATGTCGAGCGTGCGCTCGTCGATGTGATCGCGCAATGGGGCGCGCGCAGCACCGAAGAAGCAGCGGCCTTCGTCAAAGGTTTGAAAAAGGACGGGCGGTACCAGGCGGACGTTTACTGA
- a CDS encoding NirA family protein, with protein MNDFSASQKHYLEGFASGLAALHQFGGPAGADAPSGPDAVHFAAQQRTVDAGGKLVDQEKWKQAEHPFDAYTRLKGQAQADQFPKPDDNFRWRYYGLFYVAPAQSSYMLRLRIPNGILTHWQLAGLAKLTTQYGGGYAHVTTRANIQIREIKAADAVKVVEAVQDLGLCSRGSGADNIRNVTGSATAGIDPQEIYDTRPLAREWHYHILNDRSLYGLPRKFNVAFDGGGCIATLEETNDIGFQAVHVRDAAGEEPKIWFRLVLGGITGHRDIARPTGVFCKEEECCGVADAIVRVFIDTGDRTNRNKARLKYVLDKMGFDAFLELVEEKLGRKLTRFEEAQVEPRALPDRSAHIGIHQQKQTDLNWLGVALPVGRLDAAQIIGLSEIARDMGDGDIRLTVWQNLLISGVPDGLVAKAQAAVEALGLDWRATTIRSGLVACTGATGCKFAASHTKEDALKIADYVDGRIAMDSPVNIHLTGCHNSCAQHYIGDIGLIGAKVTINDDGDQVEGYNIFVGGGYGESAKIGRELWPGVKSEDCPAKVLSLLQAYLQHRADPSESFQAFANRHEPDDLKALAMSV; from the coding sequence ATGAACGATTTCTCCGCGAGTCAGAAGCACTATCTCGAAGGTTTTGCCTCGGGACTCGCCGCGCTGCATCAGTTTGGCGGACCTGCTGGTGCCGATGCGCCTTCAGGCCCCGATGCCGTCCATTTCGCCGCCCAGCAAAGGACCGTCGATGCGGGCGGAAAACTCGTCGACCAGGAAAAATGGAAACAGGCAGAACATCCTTTTGATGCTTACACGCGCCTGAAGGGGCAGGCGCAGGCCGATCAATTTCCGAAGCCGGACGACAATTTCCGCTGGCGTTATTACGGGCTGTTTTATGTCGCGCCGGCGCAATCGAGCTACATGCTGCGCTTGCGCATTCCCAACGGCATTCTTACCCATTGGCAATTAGCCGGCCTCGCAAAACTGACGACGCAATATGGCGGCGGATATGCGCATGTTACCACCCGCGCCAATATTCAGATCAGGGAGATCAAGGCGGCGGATGCCGTGAAGGTTGTCGAGGCCGTGCAGGATTTGGGGCTCTGTTCGCGCGGTTCTGGCGCCGACAATATCCGCAACGTCACCGGTTCCGCGACAGCGGGAATCGATCCGCAAGAGATTTACGACACCCGCCCGCTCGCGCGCGAGTGGCACTATCACATCCTTAATGACCGCTCGCTCTACGGCCTGCCGCGCAAATTCAACGTGGCGTTCGACGGCGGCGGCTGCATTGCGACGTTGGAAGAGACCAATGATATCGGTTTCCAGGCCGTGCATGTGCGCGACGCAGCAGGAGAGGAGCCGAAGATTTGGTTCCGGCTCGTGCTCGGCGGCATCACCGGGCATCGCGATATTGCCCGTCCCACAGGCGTTTTTTGCAAGGAAGAGGAATGCTGCGGCGTCGCCGATGCGATCGTGCGCGTCTTCATCGATACGGGCGATCGCACCAACCGCAACAAGGCTAGGCTCAAATATGTGCTGGACAAGATGGGGTTCGACGCGTTTCTCGAACTCGTCGAAGAGAAGCTCGGCCGCAAGCTGACGCGTTTCGAAGAAGCGCAAGTCGAGCCGCGCGCGCTCCCTGATCGCTCCGCACATATCGGCATCCATCAGCAGAAGCAAACCGACCTCAACTGGCTTGGCGTGGCGCTCCCGGTCGGCAGGCTCGACGCCGCGCAGATCATCGGTTTGAGCGAGATTGCCCGCGACATGGGCGATGGCGATATTCGCCTCACCGTGTGGCAGAATCTGCTCATTTCGGGGGTTCCCGATGGTCTCGTTGCGAAGGCGCAAGCCGCCGTTGAGGCGCTGGGGCTCGATTGGCGGGCAACGACGATTCGGTCGGGGCTTGTTGCCTGCACCGGTGCGACCGGTTGCAAATTCGCCGCGAGCCACACCAAGGAAGATGCGCTGAAAATTGCCGATTACGTGGACGGACGCATTGCGATGGACTCGCCTGTGAACATCCATCTGACCGGGTGCCACAATTCTTGCGCGCAACATTACATCGGCGACATCGGGTTGATTGGCGCCAAGGTCACGATCAACGACGATGGCGACCAGGTCGAGGGCTACAACATCTTTGTTGGCGGCGGTTATGGCGAGAGCGCAAAAATCGGCCGCGAATTGTGGCCAGGCGTGAAAAGCGAGGATTGCCCGGCAAAGGTCTTGAGCTTGCTGCAGGCCTATCTGCAGCACCGCGCCGATCCATCGGAATCCTTTCAAGCCTTTGCCAATCGGCACGAGCCCGACGACCTCAAGGCTCTGGCGATGAGCGTGTAG
- a CDS encoding NAD(P)/FAD-dependent oxidoreductase, with protein MKERLLIVGHGMASVRLCEDLMTFAPDRFDVTIVGAEPRLAYNRVLLSALLAGEVAESDLTLRPSDWYAQHGVRVISGQRVTGLDLGGRTAALENGTSVAFDRVVLATGSVAARLPIPGMDLPGVMTFRDFADMPGLSDAAARGARVAVVGGGLLGIEAACSLAKGGAKVTLVHVMDRLMERQLDPRSAAFLKRAVERKGVQVLLNAQTVAVGGSTKAESLRFADGSELHVDLVVVAIGVRPNVALAQTADLPVKRGILIDDQMTTVVPFVHALGECAEHRGTVYGLVEPAYDQARVLARLWAGNADARYEGTILATNLKVSGIPVFSAGDFLGQETTQDIVFEDRGAGQCRKLVVKDNRLVGAALVGEASDALWYRDLIRRGEDISALRHNILFGRTLCEQGAP; from the coding sequence GAGCGTGCGGCTGTGCGAAGATCTGATGACCTTCGCGCCCGACCGCTTCGACGTCACGATCGTCGGGGCCGAGCCGCGGCTCGCCTATAATCGCGTGCTGCTCTCGGCCTTGCTTGCGGGCGAGGTCGCGGAATCCGATCTCACGCTGCGCCCGTCCGACTGGTACGCGCAGCATGGCGTCCGCGTGATCAGCGGACAGCGCGTGACGGGCCTCGATCTCGGCGGCCGGACGGCAGCTCTCGAAAACGGAACGTCGGTCGCGTTCGACCGTGTCGTCCTGGCGACGGGCTCGGTTGCTGCCCGCCTGCCGATTCCCGGGATGGATCTTCCCGGGGTCATGACATTCCGCGATTTCGCCGACATGCCCGGCTTGAGCGATGCGGCGGCGAGAGGCGCGCGCGTGGCGGTTGTCGGCGGCGGTCTATTGGGCATCGAAGCGGCCTGCAGCCTCGCGAAGGGCGGCGCCAAGGTTACGCTGGTTCACGTGATGGACCGGCTGATGGAGCGCCAGCTCGATCCGCGCAGTGCCGCCTTCCTGAAGCGGGCGGTGGAGCGCAAAGGTGTGCAGGTTCTGCTCAATGCGCAGACGGTTGCGGTGGGCGGCAGCACGAAGGCAGAGTCGCTGCGTTTTGCCGATGGTAGCGAATTGCATGTCGATCTCGTCGTGGTCGCGATCGGCGTTCGCCCCAATGTCGCCTTGGCGCAGACAGCAGACCTGCCCGTCAAGCGTGGCATTCTGATCGATGACCAGATGACGACGGTGGTTCCGTTTGTGCATGCGCTTGGGGAATGCGCCGAACACCGCGGCACCGTCTACGGCCTCGTGGAACCCGCGTATGACCAGGCGCGCGTTCTGGCGCGCCTTTGGGCGGGCAATGCCGACGCGCGATACGAAGGAACAATTCTTGCGACGAACTTGAAGGTCTCCGGCATACCGGTCTTTTCGGCGGGCGATTTCCTTGGACAGGAGACCACCCAGGATATCGTCTTTGAAGATCGCGGCGCCGGACAATGCCGCAAGCTGGTCGTCAAGGACAACCGGCTCGTGGGCGCCGCTTTGGTCGGCGAAGCGAGCGATGCGCTTTGGTATCGCGACCTGATCCGGCGCGGCGAAGACATTTCAGCCTTGCGGCACAATATTTTGTTTGGCCGCACCTTATGTGAGCAGGGCGCACCCTAA